The proteins below come from a single Kiloniellales bacterium genomic window:
- a CDS encoding DUF3179 domain-containing protein, giving the protein MARDALAAPSWANMNLRKRLIAGLRSFGPVLPAAILLVLALPVAAPANPWQAAWPRTDFSLHSVPLEEIISGGPGKDGIPSIDEPRFVSVAEMQARGELAPQEPVIGFAVEGDARAYPLRVLTWHEIVNDEVGGLPVAVTYCPLCNSAVVFDRRLDDRVLEFGVTGKLRKSDMVMYDRNTESWWQQFLGEAIVGELTGSRLKAIPARLEAWEKFAARHADGKVLVPSGDVRRAYGVNPYRGYDRSQTPFLYRGDYPKDIAPMTRVVAVGAQAWSLPLLRDKGRIESGDLVLTWEPGQSSALDSANIAEGRDVGNVVVQRKSESGLADVPYDVTFAFVFHAFQPEGTWHLK; this is encoded by the coding sequence TTGGCCCGTGACGCCCTGGCCGCGCCAAGCTGGGCCAACATGAACCTGCGCAAGCGCCTCATTGCCGGACTGCGGTCTTTCGGGCCGGTTTTGCCGGCTGCGATCCTTTTGGTCCTGGCACTGCCGGTCGCAGCGCCGGCGAATCCCTGGCAGGCGGCCTGGCCGCGGACCGATTTCTCGCTGCACAGCGTGCCGCTGGAGGAGATCATCTCAGGCGGCCCGGGCAAGGACGGCATTCCCTCGATCGACGAGCCGCGCTTCGTCTCGGTCGCCGAGATGCAGGCGCGCGGGGAGCTCGCGCCCCAGGAACCGGTGATCGGCTTCGCCGTCGAGGGCGACGCCCGCGCCTATCCGCTGCGGGTCCTGACCTGGCACGAGATCGTCAACGACGAGGTCGGCGGCCTGCCGGTTGCCGTCACCTATTGCCCGCTATGCAACTCGGCGGTGGTCTTCGACCGCCGCCTCGACGACCGGGTCCTGGAGTTCGGGGTAACCGGCAAGCTGCGCAAATCCGACATGGTGATGTACGACCGCAACACCGAGAGCTGGTGGCAGCAGTTCCTCGGCGAGGCCATCGTCGGCGAGCTGACCGGCAGCCGGCTAAAGGCGATTCCGGCGCGCCTGGAGGCCTGGGAGAAGTTCGCGGCGCGTCACGCCGACGGCAAGGTCCTGGTGCCCAGCGGCGACGTCCGCCGGGCCTACGGGGTCAATCCCTATCGCGGCTACGACCGGTCGCAGACGCCCTTCCTCTACCGCGGCGACTATCCCAAGGACATTGCGCCCATGACCCGCGTGGTCGCGGTCGGCGCCCAGGCCTGGAGCCTGCCGCTGCTGCGCGACAAGGGCCGGATCGAAAGCGGCGACCTCGTGCTGACCTGGGAGCCCGGGCAGAGCTCGGCCCTGGACAGCGCGAACATCGCCGAAGGCCGCGACGTCGGCAACGTGGTGGTGCAGCGTAAAAGCGAGTCGGGCCTGGCCGACGTCCCTTACGACGTGACCTTCGCCTTCGTGTTTCACGCCTTTCAGCCGGAAGGGACTTGGCATCTGAAGTGA
- a CDS encoding spermidine/putrescine ABC transporter substrate-binding protein, whose amino-acid sequence MKRHNIRPFSRRAFLAGSGAVAAGLTFAPRFGLSAEEPKLNFYNWDTYIGEDTLDDFKDASGIEVKMDLFADNDELFAKLKEGNPGYDVIVPTNDYVERMITADMLVPLDHGKIPNFKTNVDPAFQDAQFDPGRKYSMPYMWGTQGIGYRKSKVSAVPDSWKVLLDSDEYSGRIALLSEARVVFGVALKYLGFPYNSTSAQEIAKAEAVLIKQKPHIKTFAEDNGQDLLLSGEVDLTMEWNGDILQVMEEDDDISYVVPKEGSLVWEDTLCVPKGAPHPGNAHAFINYLLDAEAGAAIADFIQYATPNKAAKALLPAEYTENPAIFPSDETLANCEASLYLGEEAQRIYDEAWTRVLAA is encoded by the coding sequence ATGAAACGCCACAATATTCGGCCCTTTTCGCGTCGTGCCTTCCTGGCGGGCAGCGGTGCGGTCGCGGCCGGCCTGACCTTTGCGCCCCGCTTCGGCTTGAGCGCTGAGGAGCCGAAGCTCAACTTCTATAACTGGGACACTTACATCGGCGAGGACACGCTGGACGATTTCAAGGACGCCAGCGGCATCGAGGTCAAGATGGACCTCTTCGCCGACAACGACGAGCTCTTCGCCAAGCTCAAGGAAGGCAATCCCGGCTACGACGTCATCGTGCCCACCAACGACTACGTCGAGCGGATGATCACGGCCGACATGCTGGTGCCCCTGGACCATGGCAAGATCCCCAATTTCAAGACCAACGTGGATCCAGCCTTCCAGGACGCCCAGTTCGATCCGGGCCGCAAGTATTCCATGCCCTACATGTGGGGCACCCAGGGCATCGGCTATCGCAAGTCCAAGGTCTCGGCCGTGCCGGACAGCTGGAAAGTGCTGCTGGATTCCGACGAATACTCCGGCCGGATCGCGCTTCTGAGCGAAGCCCGGGTGGTGTTCGGCGTGGCGCTGAAGTACCTGGGCTTTCCCTACAACTCGACCAGCGCGCAAGAGATCGCCAAGGCCGAGGCCGTGCTGATCAAGCAGAAGCCGCACATCAAGACCTTCGCCGAGGACAACGGCCAGGACCTGCTGTTGTCCGGCGAGGTCGACCTGACCATGGAATGGAACGGCGACATCCTGCAGGTCATGGAGGAGGACGACGACATTTCCTATGTCGTGCCGAAGGAAGGCAGCTTGGTCTGGGAGGACACCCTTTGCGTGCCCAAGGGTGCACCGCATCCCGGGAACGCTCACGCCTTCATCAACTACCTTCTGGATGCCGAGGCCGGGGCGGCGATCGCCGACTTCATCCAATACGCCACGCCGAACAAGGCCGCCAAGGCCCTGCTGCCGGCCGAGTACACGGAGAACCCGGCGATCTTCCCGAGCGACGAGACCCTCGCCAATTGCGAGGCCTCGCTCTATCTCGGCGAAGAAGCGCAGCGGATCTACGACGAGGCCTGGACCCGGGTCCTGGCCGCCTGA
- a CDS encoding ABC transporter permease, whose amino-acid sequence MESWRRNPLVFWVINLPPSLWLLLFFLIPLGLIWVFSFGEKRGVVDIEITWTLANYLRALDPLYLQIFAKSLWFTAITTLLCLAIGFPIAFGISFAPAKWKPWLLLAIILPFWTNLLIRTYALIAVLRTRGYVNFTLEWFWEQGNWLLALLGLGQYQLLGADFEALPLLYNNFAVVFGLVYVHLPFTVLPLYAALERMDPSYIEASLDLGAGQFRTFFTVVVPLAKAGIISAVIITFIPALGSFLTPDLLGGTDSQMIANVIERQFKSANDWPFGAALSFILMYATFFALALRAVLAKGRSSMEAA is encoded by the coding sequence ATGGAAAGCTGGCGGCGAAATCCCCTGGTCTTCTGGGTGATCAACCTGCCGCCGAGCCTGTGGCTGCTGCTGTTCTTCCTCATCCCCCTGGGCCTGATCTGGGTCTTCTCCTTCGGTGAGAAGCGCGGCGTCGTCGATATCGAGATCACTTGGACCCTGGCCAACTACCTGCGGGCGCTGGACCCGCTCTACCTGCAGATCTTTGCCAAGTCCCTCTGGTTCACGGCGATCACCACCTTGCTCTGCCTGGCGATCGGCTTTCCTATCGCCTTCGGTATTTCCTTCGCGCCGGCGAAGTGGAAGCCCTGGCTGCTGCTGGCGATCATCCTGCCCTTCTGGACCAACCTGCTGATCCGAACCTATGCCCTCATTGCCGTGCTTCGCACCCGCGGCTACGTCAACTTCACCCTGGAGTGGTTCTGGGAGCAGGGCAATTGGCTGCTCGCGCTGCTCGGCCTCGGCCAGTATCAGCTCCTGGGCGCCGACTTCGAGGCCCTGCCTCTGCTCTACAACAACTTCGCGGTGGTCTTCGGGCTGGTCTATGTCCACCTGCCCTTCACCGTGCTGCCGCTCTACGCGGCCCTGGAGCGCATGGACCCCTCCTACATCGAGGCGAGCCTGGACCTCGGCGCCGGCCAGTTTCGGACCTTCTTCACCGTCGTTGTGCCCCTGGCCAAGGCCGGGATCATCTCGGCGGTCATCATCACCTTCATCCCGGCGCTGGGCTCCTTCCTCACTCCAGACTTGCTGGGCGGCACCGACAGCCAGATGATCGCCAACGTGATCGAGCGCCAGTTCAAGTCGGCCAACGACTGGCCCTTTGGCGCGGCGCTGTCCTTCATCCTGATGTACGCGACCTTCTTCGCGCTGGCTCTGCGCGCCGTGCTGGCCAAGGGCCGCTCGTCGATGGAGGCGGCCTGA
- a CDS encoding NAD-dependent epimerase/dehydratase family protein gives MTEENRKAAVLVTGAGGFVGHHVCRFLARRGYAVRGALRARPPYAEEGVDYVAIGDIDDHTDWGSALDGVDIVVHAAGTTEDFTEPSGRWLVAHNQINVAGTASLAQAAVDRGVKRLIFLSSVGVRAAERDEDPTGFETSKYEAEQILRKTVATAPIELVVLRLPPLYGPEKQGALRAMAEAILRDRPLPLASVQNQMSLLFVGNLVSAIEACLENPAAGDHTFSISDGEAVSTPELVERLAEAMQRELDLWPCPTSLLGLLAGFAGCGKIVRALTRDVVFDDQEIVRDLGWQPPIEVDTALLATVRSWDLEAAAQQAPARRPGLRGRLTDAVFDLGERIVRMLRSRRDSRDTREAHST, from the coding sequence ATGACGGAAGAGAACCGCAAGGCGGCAGTTCTGGTCACCGGGGCCGGCGGCTTCGTCGGCCACCATGTCTGCCGCTTCCTGGCGCGCCGGGGCTATGCCGTCCGCGGTGCCCTGCGGGCCCGCCCGCCCTACGCCGAGGAGGGGGTGGACTACGTTGCCATCGGCGATATCGACGACCACACCGACTGGGGGAGCGCTCTCGACGGCGTCGACATCGTGGTCCATGCCGCCGGGACCACCGAGGACTTCACCGAACCTTCGGGCCGCTGGCTGGTGGCCCACAACCAGATCAACGTGGCCGGCACGGCCTCTCTCGCCCAGGCGGCGGTGGACCGCGGCGTCAAGCGCCTGATCTTCCTCAGCTCGGTCGGCGTGCGCGCCGCCGAGCGCGACGAGGATCCAACCGGCTTCGAGACCAGCAAGTACGAGGCCGAGCAGATTCTGCGCAAGACCGTGGCCACGGCCCCGATCGAGCTCGTGGTCCTGCGCCTGCCGCCGCTTTATGGCCCAGAGAAGCAGGGCGCCCTGCGCGCTATGGCCGAGGCGATCCTGCGCGACCGGCCGCTGCCGCTTGCCAGCGTGCAGAACCAGATGAGCCTGCTCTTCGTCGGTAACCTGGTCAGCGCGATCGAGGCCTGTCTCGAAAACCCGGCGGCTGGCGACCACACCTTCTCGATCAGTGACGGCGAGGCGGTCTCGACCCCGGAATTGGTCGAGCGACTGGCCGAGGCCATGCAGCGCGAGCTCGACCTCTGGCCCTGCCCGACCTCGCTTCTGGGCCTGCTCGCCGGCTTCGCCGGCTGCGGCAAGATCGTCCGGGCCCTGACCAGGGACGTGGTCTTTGACGACCAGGAGATCGTCCGAGACCTGGGCTGGCAGCCGCCGATCGAGGTCGACACCGCGCTCCTGGCCACGGTCCGCTCCTGGGATCTCGAGGCGGCGGCGCAGCAGGCGCCGGCGCGCCGGCCGGGCCTGCGCGGCCGGCTGACCGATGCCGTCTTTGACCTCGGGGAGCGGATCGTCCGTATGCTTCGCAGCCGTCGGGACTCCCGCGACACGCGGGAAGCTCATTCCACCTGA
- a CDS encoding ABC transporter permease, which yields MTATAASPPAAARPRRRWRREAIGPLDYSRRLWLRLTFLAALVFLYAPIITLIVFSFNNSRRNIVWRGFTLKYYERALGNDGLIEAFVNSLTIALLSTAASVILGAMVAVLLWRFRFPGKAPLEGAMALPIVIPEICMGVAMLAFFARIGWPSDLVWPFNLGSIIIAHISFSFPFVAMVVRARLANFNRELEEAAKDLGASEWETFRDVLIPFMRPGLVAGGLLAFTLSLDDFVITFFTSGPDTVTFPVKVYSMVRFSVTPEVNAASTVLIVITLFLTALAMWLQNRSGQKAAELG from the coding sequence ATGACCGCGACCGCGGCCTCTCCGCCCGCCGCCGCCCGGCCGCGCCGGCGCTGGCGCCGCGAGGCCATCGGGCCGCTGGACTACAGCCGGCGGCTCTGGCTGCGCCTGACCTTCCTCGCCGCCCTGGTCTTCCTCTACGCGCCGATCATCACGCTGATCGTTTTCAGCTTCAACAACAGCCGGCGGAACATCGTCTGGCGCGGCTTCACCCTGAAGTACTACGAGAGGGCGCTGGGCAACGACGGGCTGATCGAGGCCTTCGTCAACTCGCTGACCATCGCCCTGCTGTCCACGGCGGCCAGCGTGATCCTCGGCGCCATGGTGGCGGTGCTGCTCTGGCGCTTCCGCTTTCCCGGCAAGGCGCCGCTGGAGGGCGCCATGGCCCTGCCGATCGTGATCCCGGAGATCTGCATGGGCGTCGCCATGCTGGCCTTCTTCGCGCGCATCGGCTGGCCGAGCGACCTGGTCTGGCCCTTCAACCTGGGCAGCATCATCATCGCCCACATCTCCTTCAGCTTCCCCTTCGTTGCCATGGTCGTGCGCGCGCGTCTGGCCAACTTCAACCGGGAGCTGGAAGAGGCGGCCAAGGACCTGGGCGCGAGCGAGTGGGAGACCTTCCGCGACGTCCTGATTCCCTTCATGCGGCCGGGCCTGGTCGCAGGGGGCCTGCTGGCCTTTACCCTCTCGCTCGACGACTTCGTCATCACTTTCTTCACCTCGGGGCCGGACACCGTAACCTTCCCGGTCAAGGTCTATTCCATGGTGCGCTTCTCGGTGACGCCGGAGGTCAACGCGGCCTCGACCGTGCTGATCGTGATCACCCTGTTCCTGACTGCCCTGGCAATGTGGCTGCAGAACCGCAGCGGGCAGAAGGCGGCGGAACTCGGATAA
- a CDS encoding ABC transporter ATP-binding protein, whose translation MTEAGGGKPIISIREVSKIFGGQVTAVDDVSLDIYEGEFFALLGPSGCGKTTLLRMLAGFEIPSLGQVLLDDRDLTGVPPNKRPINMVFQSYAVFPHMSVFDNVAYGLKITGVDKAEIATRVDEALELVKLGGFGGRRPDQLSGGQRQRVALARALVKRPRVLLLDEPLSALDAKLREAMQLELVRLRETVGITFVIVTHDQSEALSMANRIAVMESGKVRQIASPAELYEYPNCRFVADFIGKMNLFEGRVSGLAGNQITVQVEGLGEVTLPAVDGAEGEVGIAVRPEKLRLDVDDPGPGRIAFRGRVTEVAYYGDASNVFITDAGGRAVSANIQNEARRTAPQVVVGDDLWCSWDPRDTLILTG comes from the coding sequence ATGACAGAGGCCGGGGGCGGAAAGCCGATCATCTCGATCCGCGAGGTCAGCAAGATCTTCGGCGGCCAGGTGACCGCGGTCGACGACGTCAGCCTGGACATCTACGAAGGCGAGTTCTTCGCCCTGCTCGGGCCCTCGGGCTGCGGCAAGACGACCCTGCTGCGGATGCTGGCCGGGTTCGAAATCCCGAGCCTTGGCCAAGTTCTGCTCGACGATCGGGACCTTACCGGCGTGCCGCCCAACAAGCGGCCGATCAACATGGTTTTCCAGTCCTACGCGGTCTTTCCGCACATGAGTGTCTTCGACAACGTCGCCTACGGCCTCAAGATCACCGGTGTCGACAAGGCCGAGATCGCCACCCGGGTCGACGAGGCCCTGGAGCTTGTCAAGCTGGGCGGCTTCGGCGGGCGCCGGCCGGACCAGCTCTCCGGCGGCCAGCGTCAGCGGGTCGCCTTGGCGCGCGCCCTGGTCAAGCGGCCGCGGGTCCTGCTGCTCGACGAGCCGCTATCGGCGCTGGACGCCAAGCTGCGCGAGGCCATGCAGCTGGAGCTGGTGCGGTTGCGCGAGACCGTCGGCATCACCTTCGTGATCGTGACACATGACCAGAGCGAGGCGCTATCGATGGCCAACCGCATTGCCGTGATGGAGTCCGGCAAGGTGCGTCAGATCGCCAGCCCGGCGGAGCTCTACGAGTATCCGAACTGCCGTTTCGTCGCCGATTTCATAGGCAAGATGAACCTCTTCGAGGGCCGGGTCTCGGGTCTTGCGGGCAATCAGATCACGGTCCAGGTCGAGGGTCTGGGCGAGGTCACCCTGCCTGCGGTCGACGGCGCCGAAGGTGAGGTTGGGATCGCCGTGCGGCCCGAGAAGCTGCGCCTGGACGTGGATGACCCGGGCCCGGGCCGCATCGCCTTCCGCGGCCGGGTGACCGAAGTCGCCTATTATGGCGACGCCAGCAATGTCTTCATCACCGACGCCGGGGGACGAGCGGTCTCCGCCAACATCCAGAACGAGGCGAGGCGCACCGCGCCACAGGTGGTAGTCGGTGACGACCTATGGTGCTCCTGGGATCCGCGGGACACGCTGATCCTGACCGGCTAA
- a CDS encoding sigma-70 family RNA polymerase sigma factor → MVTGVDSVRSLARTPLVGVAMMTLDNGMGSNATVASRAVPDELSGLLIDVAVHRDRKAFVRLFEHFGPRVKSYLRRLGVGDSEADDLMQEVMLTVWRRAEQFDYRKARASTWIFTITRNKRIDAIRRERRPELDPNDPALVPDRDEDPSEALSASEWRTAIQKAISEVPEEQASLLRMSFFEDKTHDAIATELGLPLGTVKSRIRLAVAKLRRSLEDLR, encoded by the coding sequence ATGGTGACAGGGGTCGATTCTGTTCGGTCATTAGCTCGCACGCCGCTTGTCGGCGTGGCCATGATGACCTTAGATAATGGGATGGGTTCAAATGCCACAGTTGCTTCGCGCGCCGTCCCGGATGAGCTGAGCGGACTTCTGATAGACGTCGCGGTCCATCGCGATCGCAAGGCGTTTGTGCGCTTGTTCGAGCATTTCGGCCCTCGGGTCAAAAGCTATTTGCGACGTCTTGGCGTCGGTGATAGCGAGGCCGATGATTTGATGCAGGAGGTCATGTTGACCGTGTGGCGTCGCGCCGAGCAGTTCGATTATCGAAAGGCGCGGGCCAGCACTTGGATTTTCACGATCACCCGCAACAAGCGTATTGACGCTATCCGACGGGAACGGCGTCCGGAACTCGATCCCAACGACCCGGCCCTCGTGCCGGATCGTGACGAGGATCCGTCTGAGGCGCTGTCGGCGAGTGAATGGCGCACGGCGATCCAAAAAGCGATCAGCGAGGTGCCCGAGGAGCAAGCGAGCCTGCTGCGAATGTCATTTTTCGAAGATAAAACACACGACGCGATTGCCACCGAACTGGGTTTGCCGCTTGGCACAGTCAAGTCGCGGATCCGGCTGGCGGTCGCGAAACTGCGTCGTAGCTTGGAGGACCTGCGGTGA
- a CDS encoding FAD-dependent oxidoreductase codes for MKIAIVGSGIAGLGAAWALNRQHEITLFEAEGSLGGHANTVEVPDGNRRVAVDTGFIVYNEQTYPKLTRLFRELDVPTEASEMSFSVSLGRGRFEYKGDLPGLLAQPSNLGRPRFWRMLRDVARFYREAPALLKGEPDNTLSLETYLEAERYSDDFINDHLLPMGAAIWSTSLSDMRAFPVRTFVQFCQNHGLLLYTGRPQWMTVTGGSREYVRRLSRSFRDRIRLNQAVISCRRTPVGVFVTTEAGGEERFDQLVLACHSDQALRILGPDATWQEAETLAALGYEDNLAVLHQDPDLMPRRRAAWASWNYMGGEVEAQGRKVSVTYWMNRLQNLETSEPLLLSLNPIHRPQSDKILASFSYAHPQFDQAALEAQSGLYRIQGQRQTWFCGAYCGYGFHEDGLEAGFKVAAELGAAVPWAEEVGASSPAWRAVQPVLALEAAE; via the coding sequence ATGAAGATCGCCATCGTCGGCAGCGGCATCGCCGGTCTCGGCGCTGCCTGGGCCCTGAACAGGCAGCATGAGATCACCCTCTTCGAAGCGGAGGGCAGCCTCGGAGGCCATGCCAACACGGTTGAAGTCCCCGACGGCAACCGTCGGGTTGCGGTCGATACGGGGTTCATCGTCTACAACGAGCAGACCTACCCGAAACTGACCCGTCTGTTCCGAGAGCTCGACGTTCCCACTGAGGCGAGCGAAATGTCCTTCTCGGTGTCTCTCGGCCGGGGCCGCTTCGAATACAAAGGCGATCTGCCCGGCCTGCTCGCCCAGCCCAGCAACCTGGGCCGTCCGCGGTTCTGGCGCATGCTCCGCGACGTCGCCCGCTTCTACCGCGAGGCGCCGGCGCTGCTAAAGGGAGAGCCCGACAACACCTTGAGCTTGGAGACCTACCTCGAGGCCGAGCGCTATTCCGACGATTTCATCAACGACCACCTGCTGCCGATGGGCGCCGCGATCTGGTCGACCTCCCTGTCCGACATGCGCGCCTTCCCGGTGCGGACCTTCGTCCAATTCTGCCAGAACCACGGCCTGCTGCTCTACACCGGTCGGCCACAGTGGATGACGGTAACGGGCGGCAGCCGCGAGTACGTGCGCCGCCTGAGCCGGAGCTTTCGGGACCGGATCCGCCTGAACCAAGCCGTGATTTCCTGCCGGCGCACGCCGGTCGGCGTCTTCGTGACCACGGAAGCCGGCGGCGAGGAGCGCTTTGATCAACTGGTGCTGGCTTGCCACAGCGATCAGGCCCTGCGAATCCTGGGCCCAGACGCGACATGGCAGGAGGCCGAGACGCTTGCCGCGCTCGGATATGAGGACAACTTGGCGGTGCTGCACCAGGATCCCGATCTCATGCCGCGCCGCCGCGCTGCCTGGGCCAGCTGGAACTACATGGGCGGCGAGGTCGAGGCGCAGGGGCGCAAGGTTTCGGTCACCTACTGGATGAACCGTCTGCAGAACCTTGAGACGAGCGAGCCGCTGCTGCTCAGCCTCAACCCGATCCACCGGCCCCAGTCTGACAAGATTTTGGCCAGCTTCAGCTACGCTCATCCCCAGTTCGACCAGGCCGCTCTGGAGGCCCAGTCGGGTCTCTACCGGATCCAGGGTCAGCGGCAGACCTGGTTCTGCGGCGCCTACTGCGGCTACGGGTTTCACGAGGACGGCCTGGAGGCTGGATTCAAGGTCGCCGCCGAGCTGGGCGCAGCCGTGCCCTGGGCGGAGGAGGTCGGCGCTTCGAGCCCCGCCTGGCGCGCCGTGCAGCCCGTGCTGGCTCTTGAGGCGGCGGAGTAG
- a CDS encoding DUF1365 domain-containing protein, producing MPVPALRSRIYFGRVMHKRLRPFTHRFDYRVYAFLFDLDELERLDRDLPLFSHNRPNVFSLRDRDHGPRDGSPLRPWAERLCAEAGIELCGGRVQLLCLPRLFGYAFNPLSLWFCHGEEGELRAVIYEVRNTFGEQHSYVIPLAAPAVADEGFDQACEKGFYVSPFIPMAAAYRFRLRPPGRRLAVLIRQAVKEGEILLATWTGRSARLGPSALSRALLLYPLLTFKITLAIHWQALWLWGKGARYHRRPQPPEEPVSLEMPAPQLPAE from the coding sequence ATGCCCGTTCCGGCCCTAAGGTCCCGGATCTACTTCGGTCGGGTCATGCACAAGCGGCTGCGGCCGTTCACGCATCGCTTCGACTACCGGGTTTATGCCTTTCTCTTCGACCTCGACGAGCTCGAGCGGCTCGACCGGGACCTGCCGTTGTTCTCCCACAACCGTCCGAACGTCTTCAGCCTGCGCGACCGAGACCACGGTCCACGGGACGGCAGTCCGCTGCGGCCCTGGGCCGAGCGGCTCTGCGCCGAGGCCGGGATCGAGCTGTGCGGCGGCCGGGTCCAGCTGCTCTGCCTGCCGCGTCTCTTCGGCTATGCCTTCAACCCGCTGTCCCTCTGGTTCTGCCACGGCGAAGAGGGAGAACTGCGCGCGGTGATCTACGAAGTGCGGAACACCTTCGGCGAGCAACACAGCTACGTCATCCCCCTGGCCGCGCCCGCGGTCGCGGACGAGGGCTTCGACCAGGCCTGCGAGAAGGGCTTCTATGTCTCGCCCTTCATTCCCATGGCCGCCGCCTACCGCTTTCGCCTGCGCCCTCCCGGACGGCGTCTCGCCGTGCTGATCCGTCAGGCCGTCAAGGAGGGCGAGATTCTGCTCGCGACCTGGACCGGCCGCAGCGCCCGCCTGGGCCCGAGCGCCCTGTCGCGCGCCCTGTTGCTCTATCCTCTCCTCACCTTCAAGATTACGCTCGCTATCCATTGGCAGGCGCTGTGGCTGTGGGGGAAGGGCGCGCGCTATCACCGGCGTCCCCAGCCACCGGAGGAACCGGTCTCCCTCGAAATGCCCGCTCCGCAGCTGCCGGCCGAGTAG
- a CDS encoding tartrate dehydrogenase, with product MPEYRIAAIPGDGIGAEVLGAGLRILEALAAREPELELQVESFPWGSDYYREHGRMMPEDALETLKGFDAIYFGAVGDPEVPDDVTLWGLRLAICQGFDQYANLRPARILPGVKSPLAGVAGGDIDWIIVRENTEGEYAGAGGRVHRGLPEELAVETAVFTRGGIRRVQKVAFELARSRRRRHLTLVTKSNAQRHGMVLWDEVFAELAADYPEVTTEKVLVDAMTTRMVLKPASLDVVVASNLHADILSDLAAALSGSLGIAPTANLNPEGAFPSMFEPIHGAGFDIAGKGVANPVGAFWSAALLLEHLGQSGPARALMTAVEQTLAAGVLTPDLGGDATTEEVTERVRRALQGENA from the coding sequence TTGCCCGAATACCGTATCGCAGCCATCCCGGGCGACGGGATCGGCGCCGAAGTGCTGGGTGCCGGCCTGCGCATCCTCGAGGCCCTGGCGGCCCGCGAGCCGGAGCTCGAGCTGCAGGTCGAGAGCTTCCCCTGGGGCTCCGACTACTACCGCGAGCATGGCCGGATGATGCCCGAGGACGCGCTGGAGACCCTCAAGGGCTTCGACGCAATCTACTTCGGCGCCGTCGGCGATCCCGAGGTCCCTGACGACGTCACCCTCTGGGGCCTGCGCCTCGCCATCTGCCAGGGCTTCGATCAGTACGCCAACCTGCGGCCGGCCCGGATCCTGCCCGGCGTCAAGAGCCCGCTGGCCGGAGTCGCCGGCGGCGACATCGACTGGATCATCGTCCGCGAGAACACCGAGGGCGAGTACGCCGGGGCCGGCGGCCGGGTCCATCGCGGCCTGCCCGAGGAGCTGGCGGTCGAGACCGCGGTCTTCACCCGCGGCGGCATACGGCGGGTCCAGAAAGTCGCCTTCGAGCTGGCCCGCAGCCGCCGGCGCAGGCACCTGACCCTGGTCACCAAGTCCAATGCCCAGCGCCACGGCATGGTGCTCTGGGACGAGGTCTTCGCCGAGCTGGCCGCCGACTACCCCGAGGTCACGACCGAAAAGGTCCTGGTCGACGCCATGACCACGAGAATGGTCCTCAAGCCGGCGAGCCTTGACGTGGTGGTCGCCTCGAACCTCCACGCCGACATCCTGAGCGATCTCGCGGCGGCGCTGTCCGGCAGCCTTGGCATCGCGCCGACCGCCAACCTCAACCCCGAGGGTGCCTTTCCCTCGATGTTCGAGCCGATCCACGGCGCCGGCTTCGACATTGCCGGCAAGGGGGTCGCCAACCCGGTCGGCGCCTTCTGGTCGGCGGCCCTCCTGCTTGAGCACCTCGGCCAGTCCGGCCCCGCCCGCGCCCTGATGACCGCGGTCGAGCAGACCCTGGCGGCGGGCGTCCTGACCCCGGACCTGGGCGGCGATGCGACCACCGAAGAGGTCACGGAGCGGGTCCGCCGTGCCCTCCAGGGCGAGAACGCCTGA
- a CDS encoding ChrR family anti-sigma-E factor: MPHHHPSEEMLLSYAAGSMNEPLALLVATHLALCPQCRQEVAAYEMLGGDELDGQALAMLNSDSLVQVLDRLDTPEAPPSTPPPLPATNEDLRLPRPLRDYVAGSLESIDWHQRGGIAEASLLPESTDFKTRLMRIRPKTAIPEHSHHGSEYTLVLTGGFSDHTGHFLRGDVAIADPAVQHRPIADPGEDCVCLAVTDAPLRFTGPIVRLLSPLFQR, translated from the coding sequence ATGCCGCACCATCATCCCTCGGAAGAGATGCTGCTCAGCTATGCGGCCGGCAGCATGAACGAACCCCTGGCGCTGCTCGTGGCCACACACTTGGCGCTCTGCCCACAGTGCCGTCAGGAAGTGGCCGCCTACGAGATGCTGGGCGGTGACGAACTGGACGGCCAAGCGCTAGCGATGCTGAACAGCGATAGCCTCGTTCAGGTTCTCGACAGACTGGATACGCCCGAAGCGCCGCCGTCGACACCGCCCCCTCTGCCGGCCACAAATGAGGACCTGCGGCTGCCGCGTCCGCTGCGTGATTACGTGGCCGGGTCTTTGGAGAGTATCGATTGGCACCAGAGGGGCGGGATTGCGGAAGCAAGCCTGCTGCCAGAAAGCACCGATTTCAAGACGCGCCTGATGCGAATCAGGCCGAAGACGGCGATCCCCGAGCACAGCCACCACGGCTCCGAATATACCCTCGTGCTCACCGGGGGCTTCAGCGACCATACCGGGCACTTCCTGCGCGGCGACGTCGCCATCGCCGATCCGGCCGTTCAGCACAGGCCGATCGCCGATCCGGGCGAGGATTGCGTCTGCCTGGCGGTGACCGATGCGCCACTGCGCTTCACCGGCCCCATCGTGCGCTTGCTGAGCCCACTGTTCCAGCGCTGA